One genomic segment of Alkalimarinus alittae includes these proteins:
- the cgtA gene encoding Obg family GTPase CgtA — MKFVDEATIYCEAGKGGNGCLSFRREKFIEKGGPDGGDGGDGGSVYLEVDGSVNTLIDFRYQPRYRAKTGESGSGRDCRGAKGADVILKVPVGTTVIDVDTEEVLGDLTTVGEQLMVARGGFHGLGNARFKSSTNRAPRQTTNGSLGEERNLRLEMKVLADVGLLGMPNAGKSTLIRAVSSAKPKVANYPFTTLVPNLGVVSVQPHRSFVVADIPGLIPGAAEGAGLGIRFLRHLVRTRLLLHVVDMAPYDEVEPADAVRAIAHELEKFSETLAGRERWLVLNKLDLLPEDQRDEVCKQLQDELAWTGPIYHISAIKGEGTKQLCFDIMEWMEARSAEEAEDESLAEAERALRNRVDAEAREKLQALKAARAKKKSTEVDEFDDFDDDDDEAEVVYAP, encoded by the coding sequence ATGAAGTTTGTAGATGAGGCGACTATTTATTGTGAGGCCGGAAAGGGCGGAAATGGTTGTCTGAGCTTTCGTCGGGAAAAGTTTATCGAAAAAGGGGGGCCTGATGGTGGTGATGGTGGTGATGGCGGTTCTGTCTATCTAGAGGTTGATGGTTCTGTTAATACGTTGATAGATTTTCGATATCAGCCGCGTTATCGAGCAAAGACGGGTGAGAGTGGTAGTGGTCGTGATTGTCGCGGGGCTAAGGGTGCGGATGTCATCCTTAAGGTTCCGGTAGGAACAACGGTTATTGATGTTGATACTGAAGAAGTGTTGGGTGATTTGACTACTGTGGGCGAGCAGTTAATGGTGGCTCGCGGCGGTTTTCACGGGTTAGGTAACGCGCGATTTAAGTCTAGTACTAACCGAGCACCACGCCAGACGACTAACGGAAGTCTGGGGGAGGAGCGAAACCTTCGGTTAGAGATGAAGGTTTTAGCGGATGTAGGGTTGTTGGGGATGCCTAATGCGGGCAAATCCACGCTGATTCGAGCGGTCTCGTCAGCCAAGCCTAAAGTGGCGAACTATCCCTTTACGACACTGGTCCCAAATTTAGGGGTTGTAAGTGTTCAGCCTCATAGAAGTTTTGTTGTGGCGGATATACCGGGGCTAATTCCGGGTGCTGCAGAAGGTGCGGGTTTAGGTATTCGTTTTCTTAGGCATCTTGTAAGAACGCGTTTGTTATTGCATGTGGTTGATATGGCGCCTTATGATGAGGTTGAGCCGGCGGATGCGGTAAGAGCCATTGCGCACGAGTTAGAGAAATTTAGTGAAACGTTGGCAGGGCGCGAGCGTTGGTTGGTATTAAATAAATTAGATCTTTTGCCGGAAGATCAGCGTGACGAAGTCTGCAAGCAGTTGCAAGATGAATTGGCGTGGACGGGGCCTATTTATCACATTTCTGCTATTAAGGGTGAGGGCACTAAGCAGCTCTGCTTTGATATTATGGAGTGGATGGAGGCTAGGTCAGCTGAAGAGGCTGAAGATGAGTCGTTAGCTGAAGCAGAAAGAGCGCTACGTAATCGAGTGGATGCAGAGGCAAGAGAAAAGTTACAGGCATTGAAGGCGGCACGAGCGAAGAAGAAATCAACGGAAGTGGATGAGTTTGATGACTTTGATGATGATGACGATGAAGCTGAAGTTGTTTATGCGCCGTAG